One stretch of Flavobacterium sp. 9 DNA includes these proteins:
- a CDS encoding response regulator, which produces MNLFSFNLWAQNNLSTEKIDKLILEALSNYRESNYEKSLIISRVALNQSTITKNDYFIARSYNIIGANYNDLVEYDKAIFFYKKSLFYADKAKNDGFKNMLYNNLGNIYCFEKKQYKQGIIFYKKSIELSSKTKDLSQIYFTNVNIAWAYFDIGNFEKGYPYLSFVNKHQKEVGDDDTVIITNMLNGMYCSYKDEGSKARVYFEKAIKLGNEHVEKLDLSYAHLEYSKFLTKNEEFKEAYANLSAYNKITEQIYNDEKVKKASIAGFNLELDEYKRQIDKIENEKITQYQSLKKSRIIVILFIVISFILLLLIVTLIKNIRFKKRHNLELLKAKEIAEEASMLKTQFISTISHELRTPLYGVVGITNMLLEEHKELSQSQHLSALKFSARYLLSLVNDILQINKIEENKVVLESLTFNISDEITMIKNSLSFLSQKNNNKINVSIDPNIPEYLIGDKLRLAQIIMNLVSNGLKFTKDGEVEIIVKLDGIEGKMYFLDFLIRDNGVGIAAIDQGKIFEKFVQVGRKDEDYQGTGLGLSIVKRLLGLFGSTITLESDIGEGTSFSFTIPFEYDPQKTKTIIEEIEVDLTSNEIYKILIVEDNLINQLVTKKIIEKNNYICKVVDDGFSALKILENETFDLILMDINMPLMNGFETTKRIRLLGIKTPVVALTAFDKDEIAEEAISSGINDIIIKPFEPVKLFKIINYLINEAKNGC; this is translated from the coding sequence TATAGAGAGTCAAATTATGAAAAATCATTAATTATTTCCAGAGTTGCGCTTAATCAATCAACAATTACCAAAAATGATTATTTTATTGCCCGTTCTTACAATATAATCGGCGCCAATTATAATGATTTAGTAGAATACGATAAAGCAATTTTTTTTTATAAAAAAAGCCTTTTTTATGCTGACAAAGCAAAGAATGATGGCTTTAAGAATATGCTATATAACAATCTGGGTAATATATATTGCTTTGAAAAGAAACAATACAAACAAGGAATCATTTTTTATAAAAAATCGATAGAATTAAGTAGTAAAACTAAAGATCTGAGCCAGATATATTTTACGAATGTTAATATCGCCTGGGCTTATTTTGATATTGGTAATTTCGAAAAAGGATATCCCTACTTAAGTTTTGTAAATAAACATCAGAAGGAAGTTGGAGATGATGATACCGTTATAATTACTAATATGTTAAACGGTATGTATTGCAGCTACAAAGATGAGGGTTCTAAAGCTCGTGTTTATTTTGAAAAAGCTATAAAGTTGGGGAATGAACATGTAGAAAAATTAGATTTGTCATATGCGCATTTAGAGTATTCAAAATTTTTGACTAAAAATGAAGAATTTAAGGAAGCCTATGCCAATTTATCCGCCTATAATAAAATAACGGAACAAATCTATAATGATGAGAAGGTTAAGAAAGCTTCTATAGCAGGTTTTAATCTTGAATTGGACGAGTACAAAAGGCAAATTGATAAAATCGAAAACGAAAAAATAACACAATATCAAAGTTTAAAAAAATCCAGAATTATTGTTATTCTGTTTATCGTTATCTCTTTTATTCTACTTTTATTAATTGTTACTTTAATAAAAAACATCAGATTTAAGAAAAGGCATAATTTAGAGCTTCTAAAGGCAAAAGAAATTGCGGAAGAAGCTTCGATGCTTAAAACGCAATTTATTTCGACTATAAGCCACGAATTGCGTACTCCGTTGTATGGAGTAGTGGGAATAACTAATATGCTTCTGGAAGAACATAAAGAATTATCACAAAGCCAGCATTTAAGTGCTTTGAAATTTTCGGCCAGATATTTATTGTCTTTAGTAAATGATATTCTTCAAATCAATAAAATAGAAGAGAATAAAGTTGTTCTGGAGAGTTTGACATTTAATATTTCGGACGAAATTACAATGATAAAAAACTCACTTTCCTTTTTATCTCAAAAAAATAATAACAAAATTAATGTTTCAATCGATCCCAATATTCCTGAATATTTGATTGGAGACAAGTTGCGATTGGCTCAGATTATCATGAATTTAGTAAGTAATGGATTGAAATTTACTAAAGACGGAGAAGTTGAAATCATTGTAAAGCTTGATGGAATAGAAGGTAAAATGTATTTTCTGGATTTTCTAATTAGGGATAATGGCGTTGGAATTGCGGCGATTGATCAAGGGAAAATTTTTGAAAAGTTTGTTCAGGTCGGAAGAAAAGATGAAGATTATCAAGGAACCGGATTAGGATTAAGTATTGTAAAACGATTGTTAGGGCTTTTTGGTAGTACAATAACACTGGAAAGTGATATTGGCGAAGGAACTTCATTTTCATTTACTATTCCCTTTGAATATGATCCTCAAAAAACAAAAACTATTATTGAAGAAATTGAAGTTGATTTAACTTCAAACGAAATTTATAAGATATTAATTGTCGAAGATAATCTCATTAATCAGTTGGTTACTAAGAAAATCATTGAGAAGAATAATTATATCTGTAAAGTGGTAGACGATGGTTTTTCGGCGCTTAAAATCTTAGAAAATGAAACATTTGATCTGATTTTAATGGATATAAATATGCCTTTAATGAATGGATTCGAAACAACTAAAAGAATTCGTTTGCTGGGTATAAAAACGCCAGTTGTAGCGCTTACTGCTTTTGATAAAGATGAAATTGCAGAAGAAGCGATTTCGTCAGGAATAAACGATATTATTATAAAACCGTTTGAACCGGTTAAGTTGTTTAAAATTATAAATTACTTAATAAACGAAGCAAAAAACGGTTGTTAA